One window of Aliarcobacter lanthieri genomic DNA carries:
- a CDS encoding peptidoglycan D,D-transpeptidase FtsI family protein, producing MDKDVFKKMQLEQKIIENKKKTRKIIILLSLIALGLFIVSFSFFRTVHEKRTLPSLKGEKNELAVRGNIVSQDNFNLVSSKKVYKAGLDTRYLNPEKKELFLKLFSIYSGIDYQELEKKLNDAEKSPGYVVLSYNIDSRAAKNLKELDIKLNQLNVFIPRKGGSLSLIRRLEISESGEKRTFSYDDTLTPVLGYNSKFETKDGKTKVNGVKGLERIYNSTLNDVKDGVLKGFRDVISYIYFDKNSIMSHSIDGYSLNLNIPLKLQKNNETTLDIHKKRTQADEILLTIMESRTGKIISMASSNRFNPEKIKQTDIPYLNVNAVEYQFEPGSVVKPLSISLVMDKGRIKKNEYFSAFNQSSVKGAYPIGKFTIKDDHAFPKGNISLDDVVIFSSNIGTLQIAQRLTGPEFYEGMKKFGFTQKTGIDLPYEKKGVMPKLWQFSVGDKQKKDNIYKATVSFGQGMTSTFIQLIKAYSVFNNDGKMVTPQIVSYLSRDGKKYESPFFKEPEQVISKEVADEMKRMLIKTVTDGTGRSARIDGLEIGGKTGTAQIAGGTGYLKKYISSFIGFVNDEKGNSYTIGVTVINPLPVRPYYYAAQSAVPVFKEIIQNLIKLNYLYPKEDIIQKN from the coding sequence ATGGATAAAGATGTCTTCAAAAAAATGCAATTAGAACAAAAAATCATAGAAAACAAAAAGAAAACAAGAAAAATTATAATCTTACTTTCTTTAATTGCTTTAGGGCTATTTATAGTGTCATTCTCATTTTTCAGAACTGTACATGAAAAAAGAACTCTTCCTTCACTAAAAGGTGAAAAAAATGAATTAGCAGTTAGAGGAAATATTGTAAGCCAAGACAACTTTAACCTTGTATCTTCAAAAAAAGTATATAAAGCTGGACTTGATACAAGATATTTAAATCCAGAAAAAAAAGAACTATTTTTAAAACTTTTCTCTATTTATAGTGGAATAGATTATCAAGAATTAGAAAAAAAATTAAATGATGCAGAAAAATCACCTGGATATGTAGTTTTATCTTATAATATAGACTCTAGAGCAGCTAAAAACCTAAAAGAATTAGATATAAAACTAAATCAACTAAATGTTTTTATTCCAAGAAAAGGTGGTAGTTTAAGCTTAATTAGAAGATTAGAAATAAGTGAAAGTGGAGAAAAAAGAACTTTTTCTTATGATGATACTTTAACTCCTGTTTTAGGATACAACTCAAAATTTGAAACAAAAGATGGTAAAACAAAAGTAAATGGAGTAAAGGGATTAGAAAGAATTTATAACTCAACATTAAATGATGTAAAAGATGGTGTATTAAAAGGATTTAGAGATGTTATCTCTTATATTTATTTTGATAAAAACTCAATAATGTCTCATAGCATTGATGGATATAGTCTAAATCTAAATATTCCCTTGAAACTTCAAAAAAACAATGAAACAACCCTAGATATACATAAAAAAAGAACTCAAGCAGATGAAATTTTACTTACAATCATGGAAAGTCGTACTGGTAAAATTATTTCTATGGCTTCATCAAATAGATTTAATCCAGAAAAAATAAAACAAACAGATATTCCTTATTTGAATGTAAATGCTGTAGAATATCAATTTGAACCTGGTTCTGTTGTAAAACCTTTATCTATATCTTTAGTTATGGATAAAGGAAGAATAAAAAAGAATGAATATTTCTCAGCATTTAATCAATCTAGTGTCAAAGGTGCTTATCCTATTGGAAAATTTACTATAAAAGATGACCACGCTTTCCCAAAAGGAAATATTTCATTAGATGATGTTGTAATATTTTCTTCTAATATTGGAACACTACAAATTGCACAAAGACTTACTGGTCCAGAATTTTATGAAGGTATGAAAAAATTTGGCTTCACACAAAAAACTGGAATTGACCTACCTTATGAAAAGAAAGGTGTTATGCCAAAACTTTGGCAATTTTCTGTTGGAGACAAACAGAAAAAAGACAATATTTATAAGGCTACTGTATCTTTTGGTCAAGGTATGACATCAACTTTTATACAATTAATTAAAGCTTATTCTGTATTTAATAATGATGGAAAAATGGTAACTCCACAAATTGTATCTTACTTAAGTCGTGATGGAAAGAAATATGAGTCACCATTCTTTAAAGAACCAGAACAAGTGATTTCAAAAGAAGTTGCAGACGAAATGAAAAGAATGCTTATAAAAACTGTTACTGATGGAACAGGTAGAAGTGCTAGAATAGATGGGCTAGAAATTGGAGGGAAAACGGGAACAGCACAAATTGCTGGAGGAACTGGATACTTAAAAAAATATATTTCTTCATTTATAGGTTTTGTAAATGATGAAAAAGGAAATTCTTATACTATTGGAGTAACTGTTATAAATCCACTTCCAGTTCGTCCATACTACTATGCTGCACAATCAGCAGTACCTGTTTTTAAAGAAATAATTCAAAACTTAATAAAATTAAACTACTTATATCCAAAAGAAGATATAATTCAAAAAAATTAA
- the clpS gene encoding ATP-dependent Clp protease adapter ClpS has product MSNEIEVELSDEIELQEPKKYNVFLLNDDYSTMDFVIDVLIKVFRKNLNEAEAIMLSVHNNGKGLCGVYTYEIASTKVAQVKTMARDKGFPLKAVMEEE; this is encoded by the coding sequence GTGAGCAATGAAATAGAAGTAGAATTAAGCGATGAAATAGAGTTACAAGAACCAAAAAAATATAATGTTTTTTTACTGAATGATGATTATTCAACTATGGATTTTGTAATTGATGTTTTGATAAAAGTTTTTAGAAAAAATCTAAATGAAGCTGAAGCTATAATGCTAAGTGTTCATAATAATGGAAAAGGACTTTGTGGAGTTTATACTTATGAAATAGCTAGTACTAAAGTTGCACAAGTAAAAACAATGGCTAGAGATAAAGGCTTTCCTTTAAAAGCTGTAATGGAAGAAGAATAA
- a CDS encoding FtsW/RodA/SpoVE family cell cycle protein: protein MNYIKNKFKLLTTGANLGEPDYLLFILVSILIITSIVFSYSLTIYTVEFMGYGQFHYVLRQGLVGIFCIFMMWFMARLNPDKIMFKIGMTLFIIGFLLMIAMPFLPASLVTASGGANRWIRLPGFSLSPIEIFKIGFIYFLSWSFYRKVIHQPKQGLFGDLLLLSPYFLLFFLVVFIVAFLQKDLGQVVLLASIMLILILFANRSFKIILVLFLIAIVGLLGLIIAAPHRINRIHSWWSMVQDGILSVLPSSFEQYLRIKNLPEPYQVSHSLNAIHNGDFFGQGIGNGNLKMGFLSEVHTDFVLAGITEEIGWIGFFCIILVLFLIIVRIFKISKNVENKVYYLFTTGIALMIIIAFLINSSGVAGIIPIKGIAVPFLSYGGSSLLTTSFAIGLVLSISRTAKKHIPTKSIPKQKVNQRIIIR from the coding sequence ATGAATTATATCAAAAATAAGTTTAAACTATTAACTACAGGTGCTAATTTAGGTGAACCTGATTATCTTTTGTTTATTTTAGTGTCAATATTGATTATAACTAGTATAGTTTTTTCATATTCACTTACTATATATACTGTTGAATTTATGGGATATGGACAATTTCACTATGTTTTAAGACAAGGACTAGTTGGAATATTTTGTATATTTATGATGTGGTTTATGGCAAGATTGAATCCTGATAAAATAATGTTTAAAATAGGAATGACACTATTTATTATTGGATTCTTATTGATGATTGCTATGCCATTTTTACCAGCTTCTTTAGTAACTGCTTCAGGTGGAGCAAATAGGTGGATAAGACTTCCTGGATTTTCATTGTCTCCTATTGAAATTTTTAAAATAGGATTTATATATTTTTTATCTTGGTCTTTTTATAGAAAAGTAATTCATCAACCAAAGCAAGGACTTTTTGGTGATTTACTACTTTTGTCACCATATTTTTTACTATTTTTCTTAGTTGTTTTTATTGTTGCATTTTTACAAAAAGATTTAGGTCAAGTTGTACTTTTAGCATCAATTATGCTTATATTAATACTATTTGCAAATAGATCTTTTAAAATTATTTTAGTTTTATTTTTGATAGCTATTGTTGGGCTTTTAGGATTAATTATTGCAGCACCACATAGAATCAATAGAATTCACTCATGGTGGTCAATGGTTCAAGATGGTATATTGTCTGTTTTACCATCATCTTTTGAACAATATTTAAGAATCAAAAACCTTCCAGAGCCATATCAAGTTTCACATTCTTTAAATGCTATACATAATGGGGATTTTTTTGGTCAAGGAATCGGAAATGGAAATCTAAAAATGGGGTTTTTATCTGAAGTTCATACAGACTTTGTATTAGCTGGTATTACTGAAGAAATAGGTTGGATTGGTTTTTTTTGTATTATACTTGTATTATTTCTTATTATAGTAAGAATATTTAAGATTAGTAAAAATGTTGAAAATAAAGTATATTATTTATTTACAACAGGAATTGCTTTGATGATAATTATTGCCTTTTTAATAAACTCTTCTGGAGTTGCAGGTATAATTCCAATTAAAGGTATTGCTGTACCATTTCTATCTTATGGAGGTTCATCATTATTGACAACTTCTTTTGCTATTGGATTAGTTTTATCTATTAGTAGAACAGCAAAAAAACATATTCCTACCAAAAGTATTCCAAAACAAAAAGTTAACCAAAGGATTATAATAAGATGA
- a CDS encoding c-type cytochrome yields the protein MKKSLIITATTLLLLTGCTEEKKEQKVEQETQIEIKQEVVLPVEEVKEKEIKKVDEKTTETKVDKAVEVKPEINIEEKIEEVKVVDAETMFKTCASCHGTKGEKEALGKSQAIAGWDVDRTIKALNGYKDGSYGGVMKGIMKPHVETKTPEQIEALADFISKL from the coding sequence ATGAAAAAAAGTTTAATTATAACTGCAACAACATTATTACTATTAACTGGTTGTACAGAAGAAAAAAAAGAACAAAAAGTAGAACAAGAGACTCAAATAGAGATAAAACAAGAAGTTGTTCTACCAGTTGAAGAAGTAAAAGAAAAAGAAATTAAAAAGGTAGATGAAAAAACTACTGAAACAAAAGTTGATAAAGCAGTTGAAGTTAAGCCTGAAATAAATATTGAAGAAAAGATAGAAGAAGTAAAAGTTGTTGATGCTGAAACAATGTTTAAAACATGTGCATCATGTCATGGTACTAAAGGTGAAAAAGAGGCTTTAGGAAAATCTCAAGCAATAGCTGGTTGGGATGTAGATAGAACTATCAAAGCATTAAATGGTTATAAAGATGGAAGTTATGGTGGAGTTATGAAAGGTATTATGAAACCACATGTAGAAACAAAAACTCCAGAACAAATCGAAGCTTTAGCAGATTTTATATCAAAATTATAA
- a CDS encoding MqnA/MqnD/SBP family protein: MIFSKIDFINLLPFHIYIKKNIKSNQLRSSIEYKKSYPSIITNNFKKRKVHSAFISSIGSRGEKFLDFGIIARDYVDSVFVLPNRVSKDDFQSKTSNALAKVLDLKGEIIIGDKALKFFLENKNEEIIDLAKAWQNKYNLPFVFAVLCYNKYEKRLRKITKNFNKSHIKIPQYILDIYSKRSGISKQNILMYLKKIDYDVGYKEKKALKLFLKLTKEKGIIL; this comes from the coding sequence ATGATATTTTCAAAAATTGATTTTATAAACTTATTACCTTTTCATATTTATATCAAAAAAAATATAAAATCGAATCAACTTAGATCAAGTATTGAGTATAAAAAATCTTATCCATCAATTATTACTAATAATTTTAAAAAAAGAAAAGTTCACAGTGCATTTATATCTTCCATTGGTTCAAGAGGTGAGAAGTTTTTAGACTTTGGAATAATTGCAAGAGATTATGTAGATTCTGTTTTTGTTTTACCAAATAGAGTATCAAAAGATGATTTTCAATCAAAAACTTCAAATGCTTTAGCAAAAGTACTAGATTTAAAAGGAGAGATAATCATTGGAGATAAAGCTTTGAAATTTTTTCTTGAAAATAAGAATGAAGAAATTATTGATTTAGCAAAAGCTTGGCAAAATAAATACAATCTACCATTTGTTTTTGCTGTTTTATGTTACAACAAATATGAAAAAAGATTAAGAAAGATTACAAAAAACTTTAATAAAAGCCATATAAAAATCCCTCAATATATTTTAGATATTTATTCAAAAAGAAGTGGAATTTCAAAACAAAATATTTTAATGTATTTAAAAAAAATAGATTATGATGTAGGATATAAAGAAAAAAAAGCTTTAAAACTATTTTTAAAACTTACAAAAGAAAAAGGAATTATTTTATGA
- a CDS encoding peptidylprolyl isomerase, translated as MFFKKELKEYNYSKEELAKFNYAKITTDRGVIWIKLFNDATPNTVSNFATLANDGFYNGLNFHRVISGFMAQGGCPDGTGMGGPDWAIKCEIDAPKQVHNKGSLSMAHAGRNTGGSQFFICFVPCPHLDRNHTVFGGIEEGDTESFKNLDSIKQGDKIVSIEILEQLN; from the coding sequence ATGTTTTTTAAAAAAGAATTAAAAGAATATAATTACTCAAAAGAAGAGTTAGCAAAATTTAACTATGCAAAAATCACAACTGATAGAGGTGTTATTTGGATTAAACTTTTCAATGATGCAACGCCAAATACAGTTTCAAACTTTGCAACTTTAGCAAATGATGGTTTTTATAATGGTTTAAATTTTCATAGAGTAATATCTGGATTTATGGCACAAGGAGGTTGTCCAGATGGAACTGGTATGGGAGGTCCTGATTGGGCTATCAAATGTGAGATAGATGCTCCAAAACAAGTTCATAATAAAGGTAGCTTATCTATGGCTCATGCTGGAAGAAATACTGGTGGAAGCCAATTCTTCATATGCTTTGTACCTTGTCCTCACCTAGATAGAAATCATACAGTTTTTGGTGGGATTGAAGAAGGTGATACAGAAAGCTTTAAAAATTTAGATTCTATAAAACAAGGTGATAAAATAGTTTCTATTGAAATTTTAGAACAATTAAATTAA
- the bioD gene encoding dethiobiotin synthase: MKNELKPYKTIFITATNTDVGKTYACEKFLKYFAKQGYKVGYFKPCETGVINNNPLDGSKMFELTKKLNPEFHTLSIKDIVPYQFELPASPYVAKQDTFIDIEFLKKKKEYLQKFCDILIIEGAGGLFVPIKKDFFMIDLIKEFNCKTFLITPSKLGCINDTLLSIETLKNKNLDFEFFINLYQDIDSFEEVSKPFLIDYFGNLNFLQAI, translated from the coding sequence ATGAAAAATGAGCTAAAACCTTATAAAACTATTTTTATAACTGCTACAAATACAGATGTTGGAAAAACTTATGCTTGTGAGAAATTTTTAAAATATTTTGCTAAGCAAGGATATAAAGTAGGATATTTCAAACCATGTGAAACGGGAGTTATAAATAATAATCCACTTGATGGAAGTAAAATGTTTGAACTTACAAAAAAATTAAATCCAGAATTTCATACATTATCTATTAAAGATATTGTTCCTTATCAATTTGAGCTTCCTGCATCACCTTATGTAGCAAAACAAGATACATTTATAGATATAGAATTTTTAAAAAAGAAAAAAGAGTATCTACAAAAGTTTTGTGATATTTTAATAATTGAAGGTGCTGGAGGATTGTTTGTACCTATAAAAAAAGATTTCTTTATGATTGACTTGATAAAAGAGTTTAATTGTAAAACATTTTTAATAACTCCTTCAAAACTTGGATGTATAAATGACACCCTACTTTCAATAGAAACTTTGAAAAATAAAAACTTAGATTTTGAGTTTTTTATAAATTTATATCAAGATATTGATAGTTTTGAAGAAGTTTCAAAACCATTTTTAATTGATTATTTTGGAAATTTAAACTTTTTACAAGCTATATAG
- a CDS encoding UDP-N-acetylglucosamine--N-acetylmuramyl-(pentapeptide) pyrophosphoryl-undecaprenol N-acetylglucosamine transferase: MKKEYIVVTGGGTGGHLKVADAFIEELKSRNFNIIFIGSTKGQDKAWFEGDKRLSEAIFLTTSGVVNKKGLSKLFSLVNMFSKSLECLKIYNKYRVKKVISVGGFSAAPASFAAILKRNCKFFIHEQNSKMGKLNQLTSKFASNVYSSFLENSKVKDYPVDLKFFESSRIRKEIKTIAFFGGSQGAVAINNFALKVAPKLDELGIKIIHQAGKNDFERVKEFYRNKNIDVDIFDFTKDIVSKMNEADFCVSRAGASTLFELCANNLPTFFIPFKYAAANHQYFNAKALMDKKLCFLQNEDELNESYFFECLNSNIEQISFGLRDIIKPNAIKYIVDDILE; encoded by the coding sequence ATGAAAAAAGAGTATATTGTTGTAACTGGTGGTGGAACAGGAGGTCATTTAAAAGTTGCAGATGCTTTTATTGAAGAGTTAAAAAGTAGAAATTTTAATATTATTTTTATAGGTTCTACAAAAGGACAAGATAAAGCTTGGTTTGAAGGTGATAAAAGATTAAGTGAAGCTATATTTTTAACTACAAGTGGTGTTGTTAATAAAAAAGGATTGAGTAAGCTTTTTTCTTTAGTAAATATGTTTTCAAAATCTTTAGAGTGTTTAAAAATATATAATAAATATAGAGTAAAAAAGGTTATTTCAGTTGGTGGATTTTCAGCAGCACCAGCTAGTTTTGCTGCTATTTTGAAAAGAAATTGTAAGTTTTTTATTCATGAACAAAACTCAAAAATGGGTAAACTTAACCAGTTAACTTCAAAATTTGCTTCAAATGTTTATTCATCTTTTTTAGAAAATTCAAAAGTAAAAGATTATCCTGTTGATCTAAAGTTTTTTGAAAGTTCAAGGATTAGAAAAGAGATAAAAACTATAGCATTTTTTGGTGGTTCTCAAGGTGCAGTTGCTATAAATAATTTTGCATTAAAAGTCGCACCTAAATTAGATGAATTAGGTATAAAAATAATTCATCAAGCTGGGAAAAATGATTTTGAAAGAGTAAAAGAATTTTATAGAAATAAGAATATAGATGTCGATATTTTTGATTTTACAAAAGATATTGTTTCTAAGATGAATGAGGCTGATTTTTGTGTTAGTAGGGCTGGAGCTTCAACTTTGTTTGAACTTTGTGCTAATAATCTACCAACTTTTTTTATTCCATTTAAATATGCAGCAGCTAATCATCAATATTTTAATGCAAAAGCTTTAATGGATAAAAAATTATGTTTTTTACAAAATGAAGATGAGCTAAATGAAAGTTATTTTTTTGAATGTTTAAATAGCAATATAGAACAAATTAGCTTTGGTTTAAGAGATATTATTAAACCAAATGCTATAAAATATATTGTTGACGATATTTTAGAATAA
- the clpA gene encoding ATP-dependent Clp protease ATP-binding subunit ClpA, with the protein MISKELRHIFAQAVGYAKINKHEYLTVEHIFLMLINDLSIEGLFIDLGLNPKELFEELKKYIDENTPKLPEDVKDEPIETLALSSTIEYMVAHAQGSGKQNASVEDMFVAILKDEKAYATYLLKKYGVQRVDILEEISHKDDEEKSEDTNENDKILEQNSSELVNVAKKGQIDPVIGRDKELERVIEILGRRKKNNPLLVGEPGVGKTAIAEGLALKIANKEVPPFLEESKVFSLDMGSLVAGTKYRGDFEKKLKSLLKEISKIPNAILFIDEIHTIVGAGSVGGSAMDASNILKPLLANGKLKCIGATTFAEFRNDFSKDKALSRRFAKVDINEPSVEDSILILEGLKSKYEEYHKVKYSKSSIISAVELSKKYIQDRFLPDCAIDVIDEVGAAKKIELSKTLKTKNETNITISSKDIEEVIAKMAHIPQRSATKSDLTLLRNLEKNIQKRVFGQDKAITTIVQAIKRNKAGLGLDKKPIGSFLFTGPTGVGKTEVARELSLQLGIHFERLDMSEYMEAHTISRLIGAPAGYIGYEKGGLLTEAIRKHPHSVLLLDEIEKAHPDLMSILLQVMDNAELTDNSGNKADFQNIILIMTSNLGATEANVMGFAKNDKLNENKAINKFFAPEFRNRLDSVVAFDSLSLEIVSKVVGKFIEDLEQKLEDKKIKIEISKKAKDELAILGYDKSMGARPLNRVISERIKNILTDEILFGKLKKGGIVKIDFKDEFIFEYKSL; encoded by the coding sequence ATGATAAGTAAAGAATTAAGACATATCTTTGCACAAGCTGTAGGTTATGCAAAGATTAATAAACATGAGTATTTGACAGTAGAACATATTTTTTTAATGTTAATAAATGATTTATCAATTGAAGGATTATTTATAGATTTAGGACTTAATCCAAAAGAGTTATTTGAAGAATTAAAAAAATATATTGATGAAAATACACCAAAATTACCTGAAGATGTTAAAGATGAACCAATAGAAACTTTAGCTTTATCTTCAACTATAGAATATATGGTTGCACATGCACAAGGAAGTGGAAAACAAAATGCAAGTGTTGAAGATATGTTTGTTGCAATTTTAAAAGATGAAAAAGCTTATGCTACATATTTATTAAAAAAATATGGAGTTCAAAGAGTTGATATTTTAGAAGAAATTTCACATAAAGATGATGAAGAAAAGAGTGAAGATACTAATGAAAATGATAAAATTTTAGAACAAAATTCTAGTGAACTTGTAAATGTTGCAAAAAAAGGTCAAATAGACCCAGTTATTGGAAGAGATAAAGAGTTAGAAAGAGTTATTGAAATTCTTGGAAGACGAAAGAAAAACAATCCTCTTTTAGTGGGAGAGCCTGGAGTTGGTAAAACTGCAATTGCTGAAGGTTTAGCTTTGAAAATTGCTAATAAAGAAGTTCCTCCTTTTTTAGAAGAATCGAAAGTTTTTTCACTTGATATGGGATCTTTAGTTGCTGGTACAAAATATAGAGGAGATTTTGAAAAAAAATTAAAGTCTTTACTCAAAGAGATTTCAAAAATTCCAAATGCAATACTATTTATAGATGAAATTCATACCATTGTTGGTGCTGGAAGTGTTGGTGGAAGTGCAATGGATGCTTCAAATATACTAAAACCTCTTTTAGCAAATGGAAAATTAAAGTGTATTGGTGCTACAACTTTTGCAGAATTTAGAAATGATTTCTCTAAGGATAAAGCACTTAGTAGAAGATTTGCTAAAGTTGATATAAATGAACCATCAGTTGAAGACTCTATTTTAATTTTAGAAGGATTAAAGTCAAAATATGAAGAATATCATAAAGTAAAATATTCTAAAAGTTCAATAATAAGTGCAGTTGAACTTAGTAAAAAGTATATTCAAGATAGATTTTTACCAGATTGTGCAATAGATGTAATAGATGAGGTTGGAGCAGCTAAAAAAATAGAGTTATCAAAAACTTTAAAAACAAAAAATGAAACAAATATTACAATAAGTTCAAAAGATATTGAAGAAGTTATTGCTAAAATGGCACATATTCCACAAAGAAGTGCTACAAAATCAGATTTGACTTTATTGAGAAACTTAGAGAAAAATATACAAAAAAGAGTTTTTGGACAAGACAAAGCTATTACAACAATAGTTCAAGCAATAAAACGAAATAAAGCTGGATTAGGGCTTGATAAAAAACCAATAGGAAGTTTTTTATTTACTGGTCCTACCGGAGTTGGGAAAACAGAAGTTGCAAGAGAATTGTCTTTACAATTAGGTATACATTTTGAAAGATTGGATATGAGTGAATATATGGAAGCTCATACTATTTCTAGACTTATAGGTGCTCCTGCTGGATACATAGGATATGAAAAAGGTGGTCTCTTAACAGAAGCTATAAGAAAACACCCACATTCTGTATTATTACTTGATGAGATTGAAAAAGCTCATCCAGATCTAATGTCTATTTTACTTCAAGTTATGGATAATGCAGAATTGACTGATAATAGTGGGAATAAAGCAGATTTTCAAAATATTATATTAATTATGACTTCAAATTTAGGTGCAACTGAAGCTAATGTTATGGGCTTTGCAAAAAATGATAAATTAAATGAAAATAAAGCAATAAATAAATTTTTTGCTCCTGAATTTAGAAATAGACTTGATAGTGTTGTTGCTTTTGATAGTTTATCTTTAGAAATTGTTTCAAAAGTTGTTGGTAAGTTTATAGAAGATTTAGAACAAAAACTTGAAGATAAAAAGATAAAAATAGAAATTAGTAAAAAAGCCAAAGATGAATTAGCAATATTAGGTTATGATAAATCAATGGGAGCAAGACCTTTAAATAGAGTAATTTCTGAAAGAATTAAAAATATTTTAACAGATGAAATTTTATTTGGAAAATTAAAAAAAGGTGGAATTGTAAAAATAGACTTTAAAGATGAATTTATTTTTGAGTATAAAAGTTTATAA
- a CDS encoding undecaprenyl-diphosphate phosphatase, which translates to MTIFDAIWLGIIEGITEFIPVSSTGHLIVLSELLGLEQNSVNKAFEVIIQLAAIMALVFIYPSKFTFKHINLWLKIALAFIPIGITGLIFSEQVKNLFSIEIVAYMFIIGGIVFLIVEKFYDENKKHISNVEDVSFKQAFYIGLAQIFALIPGTSRAGASIIGAMLVGFNRKASAEFSFLLAVPVMVATTFYDVYKNYEDIIQGGNFLNLAIGFIVSFIVAFIVIKIFLKFLEKFTFVAFGIYRILFGILILFLF; encoded by the coding sequence ATGACAATATTTGATGCAATATGGCTTGGTATTATAGAAGGAATTACAGAGTTTATCCCTGTATCTTCAACTGGACATTTAATAGTTTTAAGTGAATTATTAGGGTTAGAACAAAATAGTGTAAATAAAGCATTTGAAGTTATTATTCAACTTGCAGCAATTATGGCTTTAGTATTTATATATCCATCTAAATTTACTTTTAAACATATAAATCTTTGGTTAAAAATTGCATTAGCTTTTATACCTATTGGTATTACTGGATTAATATTTTCTGAACAAGTAAAAAATTTATTTAGTATTGAAATCGTTGCCTATATGTTTATTATTGGTGGGATTGTGTTCTTAATAGTTGAAAAATTTTATGATGAAAATAAAAAACATATTTCTAATGTTGAAGATGTTAGCTTTAAACAAGCTTTCTATATTGGACTTGCACAAATTTTTGCTTTAATTCCTGGTACTTCAAGAGCAGGAGCTAGTATTATTGGAGCTATGCTTGTAGGATTTAATAGAAAAGCTAGTGCTGAATTTTCATTTCTTTTGGCAGTTCCTGTAATGGTTGCAACAACTTTTTATGACGTTTATAAAAACTATGAAGATATAATTCAAGGTGGTAATTTTTTAAATTTAGCTATTGGTTTTATAGTATCTTTTATTGTTGCTTTTATAGTAATTAAAATATTTTTAAAATTTCTAGAAAAATTTACATTCGTAGCCTTTGGTATTTATAGAATTTTATTTGGTATTTTAATCTTATTTTTATTCTAA